From a single Nicotiana tomentosiformis chromosome 2, ASM39032v3, whole genome shotgun sequence genomic region:
- the LOC104105610 gene encoding jasmonate-induced oxygenase 4-like, which yields MSCLQSWPEPIVRVQALSESGIQEIPDRFIKRPADRPCLIETTHVKEANNNIPLIDLKNLKSSKESVRSETMKLIFEACRDWGFFQVVNHGVSHDLMAKTRGVWREFFHLPLEEKQKFANSPITYEGYGSRLGVEKGGKLDWSDYFFLHFLPEPLRDEKKWPYLPISCRKIVAEYGQEVVKLCERILKILSLNLGLDEDYLHHKFGGDSERGACLRANFYPKCPQPDLTLGLSSHSDPGGMTLLLPDIDVAGLQVRRDNNWLTVKPVPNAFIVNIGDQIQVLSNAMYKSVEHRVIVNSAKERVSLAFFFNPGGDKLIKPADELVTEDRPALYFPTTFNKYRALIRTKGPCGKSQIESLKSPR from the exons ATGAGTTGCTTGCAAAGTTGGCCGGAGCCAATTGTCCGAGTTCAAGCACTGTCCGAAAGTGGCATTCAAGAAATCCCCGACCGTTTCATTAAACGGCCAGCGGATAGACCATGTTTAATTGAAACAACTCATGTTAAGGAAGCCAACAATAATATTCCATTGATTGACCTCAAAAACCTGAAGTCATCCAAGGAATCTGTTCGCTCTGAAACTATGAAACTCATTTTCGAGGCTTGTCGCGACTGGGGTTTTTTCCAAGTGGTGAATCATGGCGTTAGCCATGACCTGATGGCAAAAACTCGCGGTGTTTGGCGCGAGTTTTTTCATCTTCCTTTGGAGGAGAAACAGAAATTTGCAAATTCTCCGATTACGTATGAAGGGTACGGCAGTCGGCTAGGAGTAGAGAAAGGTGGCAAATTGGATTGGAGTGATTATTTCTTCCTTCATTTTCTTCCTGAGCCATTGAGGGATGAGAAAAAATGGCCTTATCTTCCGATTTCATGCAG AAAAATTGTTGCTGAATACGGACAAGAAGTAGTGAAACTTTGTGAAAGAATATTGAAGATTTTATCCTTAAACCTAGGATTAGATGAGGATTATCTACACCATAAGTTTGGAGGGGACAGTGAAAGAGGTGCATGTTTAAGGGCAAATTTTTACCCAAAGTGTCCACAACCAGACTTAACACTAGGCCTCTCTTCGCACTCTGATCCTGGTGGCATGACCCTTCTCCTCCCTGATATTGACGTCGCCGGCCTCCAAGTCCGCCGTGACAATAATTGGTTAACCGTTAAACCAGTTCCTAATGCCTTCATTGTCAACATTGGAGATCAAATTCAG GTATTAAGCAATGCAATGTACAAGAGTGTAGAGCACAGAGTAATCGTCAATTCGGCCAAAGAACGTGTTTCCTTAGCATTCTTCTTCAATCCAGGAGGTGACAAACTCATTAAACCTGCAGATGAGCTTGTGACAGAGGACCGGCCGGCGTTATATTTTCCGACGACGTTCAATAAGTACCGAGCTTTAATTAGAACTAAGGGACCTTGTGGCAAATCTCAAATTGAATCACTAAAATCTCCAAGATAA